From Streptomyces sp. NBC_00370, a single genomic window includes:
- a CDS encoding ABC transporter ATP-binding protein — protein MQIRDLPYADPGVPDARSGPRFLLWLGRNQLRGQLKALGWGLLHHLSVGGLPVGAGLAVQAVVDRSGARLALAGGLIAVLGLGIAVGDTMLHRTAITNWITAAARLQQLLARKTAELGSALTRRVAAGEVVAVSTGDVEKIGWFVEAVSRFLAAACAIVLICAGLLWYLPSLGLVVAIGVPVLALAVLPLLPRATQRADVQRDKAGKATELASDTVAGLRVLRGIGGEELFLGRYRAASQEVRKAAVRSARMWSLISAVQVLLPGIMLITVVWYGANLALDGRIDPGQLVTVYSAVTLLIFPLGQFEEIAMAYSFSRPSAKRAARVLALERTSFEAERGGLADARPTGDLYDPATGLRVPAGLLTAVVCGDPDAAGRLAERLGGHAAEEEKSPSVLLGGVALDDLPLDAARASVLVQDKDPVLLSGTLDELLDVPSSGAVDPAKALAAAQCGDVLDALVQASVDGTGDPMRSRITERGRSLSGGQRQRLALARSLVTDPEVLVLDEPTSAVDSHTEARIAEGVKALRTGRTTVVFASSPLLLDHADRVVFVHDGAATAAGSHRELVRDNGEYRAVVTRETEQEQLIEESA, from the coding sequence ATGCAGATTCGCGACCTTCCGTACGCCGACCCCGGGGTCCCCGACGCACGGTCGGGCCCCCGGTTCCTGCTGTGGCTGGGCCGCAACCAGTTGCGCGGCCAGCTCAAGGCGCTGGGCTGGGGCCTGCTGCACCACCTGTCCGTCGGCGGGCTGCCGGTGGGCGCGGGACTCGCCGTGCAGGCGGTCGTCGACCGCTCGGGCGCGCGGCTGGCGCTCGCCGGCGGGCTCATCGCCGTGCTCGGCCTGGGGATCGCGGTCGGCGACACGATGCTGCACCGCACCGCCATCACCAACTGGATCACGGCGGCGGCGCGGCTCCAGCAGCTGCTGGCCCGCAAGACGGCGGAGCTGGGCTCGGCGCTGACCCGCCGGGTAGCGGCGGGTGAGGTCGTCGCCGTCTCCACCGGCGACGTGGAGAAGATCGGCTGGTTCGTGGAGGCGGTCTCCCGCTTCCTCGCCGCCGCCTGCGCGATCGTGCTGATCTGCGCGGGTCTCCTCTGGTACCTGCCGTCGCTGGGGCTGGTGGTCGCCATTGGCGTACCGGTACTCGCCCTCGCCGTCCTGCCGTTGCTGCCGCGCGCCACCCAACGGGCCGACGTGCAGCGTGACAAGGCGGGCAAGGCCACCGAACTGGCCTCGGACACCGTCGCCGGGCTGCGGGTGCTGCGCGGGATCGGCGGCGAGGAGCTGTTCCTCGGCCGCTACCGCGCCGCTTCGCAGGAGGTCAGGAAGGCGGCGGTGCGCAGCGCCAGGATGTGGTCGCTGATCTCCGCCGTCCAGGTGCTGCTGCCGGGGATCATGCTGATCACGGTGGTCTGGTACGGGGCGAATCTGGCGCTGGACGGCCGGATCGACCCGGGCCAGCTGGTGACCGTCTACAGCGCGGTGACGCTGCTGATCTTCCCGCTCGGCCAGTTCGAGGAGATCGCCATGGCGTACTCCTTCTCCCGGCCTTCGGCGAAGCGCGCCGCCCGGGTGCTGGCACTGGAGCGCACCTCGTTCGAGGCCGAGCGCGGCGGCCTCGCCGACGCCAGGCCGACCGGTGATCTGTACGACCCGGCGACCGGGCTGCGCGTCCCCGCCGGGCTGCTGACCGCCGTGGTGTGCGGCGACCCGGACGCGGCGGGCCGGCTGGCCGAGCGGCTGGGCGGCCATGCCGCCGAGGAGGAGAAGAGCCCGTCGGTGCTGCTCGGCGGGGTGGCGCTGGACGATCTGCCGCTGGACGCTGCGCGGGCCAGTGTGCTGGTCCAGGACAAGGATCCGGTGCTGCTGTCGGGGACCCTCGACGAACTGCTCGACGTGCCGTCGTCGGGCGCCGTCGACCCGGCGAAGGCACTTGCCGCCGCGCAGTGCGGCGATGTGCTCGACGCGCTCGTGCAGGCGTCCGTCGACGGGACGGGCGACCCGATGCGTTCGCGGATCACCGAGCGCGGCCGGTCGCTCTCCGGCGGCCAGCGCCAGCGCCTGGCGCTGGCCCGTTCGCTGGTCACCGACCCGGAGGTGCTGGTGCTCGACGAGCCGACGTCGGCGGTCGACTCGCACACGGAGGCGCGGATCGCGGAGGGCGTGAAGGCCCTGCGGACCGGCCGTACGACGGTGGTGTTCGCCTCGTCGCCGCTGCTGCTCGACCACGCCGACCGGGTGGTGTTCGTGCACGACGGCGCGGCGACGGCCGCGGGCAGCCACCGCGAACTCGTCCGCGACAACGGCGAGTACCGGGCGGTCGTCACCCGGGAGACCGAACAGGAACAGCTCATCGAGGAGTCCGCATGA
- a CDS encoding ABC transporter ATP-binding protein — translation MIGVARPEYDPAAPESATTLPVGTPATVRAYVSELLKRHRTAFVVLIAVNAVSVIASMVGPYLLGNIVEELSDGARELHLGRVAAVFTVALVIQTVFTRTVRLRGAMLGEEMLADLREDFLVRSVGLPPGVLERAGTGDLLSRITTDIDRLANAMREAVPQLAIGVVWALLLVGALIVTAPPLGLAVLVALPLLVVGCRWYFKRAPSAYRSEAAGYAAVAAMLTETVDAGRTVESHRLGGRRVALSDRRIKEWTGWERYTLFLRSVLFPVINLTNVVIFLAVLVMGGAFVLEGWIDVGQLTTGALFAQMLVDPVGLILRWYDELQVAQVSIARLVGVRDIEPAAGDESVVPAGRAVSADEVRFGYREGVDVLHQVTLNVSPGTRLALVGPSGAGKSTLGRLLAGIYGPRTGTVTLGDAELSRMPAERVRQHVALVNQEHHVFVGTLRDNLRLARTGADDAELWTALEAVDADGWARGLAEGLDTEVGSGSVALTPAQAQQVALARLVLADPHTLVLDEATSLLDPRAARHLERSLARVLEGRTVVAIAHRLHTAHDADVIAVVEQGRISELGSHDELVAADGAYAALWRSWHG, via the coding sequence ATGATCGGCGTGGCACGACCGGAGTACGACCCGGCGGCCCCGGAGTCGGCGACGACCCTGCCGGTCGGCACACCGGCGACGGTCCGGGCGTATGTGTCCGAGCTGCTGAAGCGGCACCGTACGGCGTTCGTCGTGCTGATCGCGGTGAACGCCGTGTCGGTGATCGCCTCGATGGTCGGCCCGTACCTGCTGGGCAACATCGTGGAGGAGCTGTCCGACGGCGCGCGCGAACTGCATCTGGGGCGCGTGGCCGCCGTGTTCACGGTCGCGCTGGTCATCCAGACGGTCTTCACCCGGACGGTCCGGCTGCGCGGGGCGATGCTCGGCGAGGAGATGCTGGCCGATCTGCGCGAGGACTTCCTGGTCCGGTCGGTCGGGCTGCCGCCCGGGGTGCTGGAGCGGGCGGGGACGGGCGATCTGCTGTCCCGGATCACCACCGACATCGACCGGCTGGCGAACGCCATGCGCGAGGCGGTGCCGCAGCTGGCGATCGGTGTCGTGTGGGCGCTGCTGCTGGTCGGCGCGCTGATCGTGACCGCCCCGCCGCTGGGTCTCGCCGTGCTGGTGGCGCTGCCGCTGCTGGTCGTCGGCTGCCGCTGGTACTTCAAGCGGGCGCCTTCCGCGTACCGCTCGGAGGCGGCGGGGTACGCGGCGGTCGCGGCGATGCTGACCGAGACCGTGGACGCGGGCCGCACGGTCGAGTCGCACCGGCTCGGCGGGCGCCGGGTGGCGCTGTCGGACCGGCGGATCAAGGAGTGGACCGGCTGGGAGCGGTACACGCTGTTCCTGCGCTCGGTGCTGTTCCCGGTCATCAACCTGACCAATGTGGTGATCTTCCTCGCGGTCCTGGTGATGGGCGGCGCCTTCGTCCTGGAGGGCTGGATCGACGTCGGCCAGCTCACGACGGGAGCGCTGTTCGCGCAGATGCTGGTCGACCCGGTGGGGCTGATCCTGCGCTGGTACGACGAGTTGCAGGTCGCCCAGGTGTCCATCGCCCGGCTGGTGGGCGTACGGGACATCGAACCGGCGGCGGGCGACGAGTCGGTGGTGCCCGCGGGCCGCGCGGTCAGCGCGGACGAGGTGCGTTTCGGCTACCGCGAAGGGGTCGACGTACTGCATCAGGTGACGCTGAACGTCAGTCCCGGCACCCGGCTGGCGCTGGTCGGCCCGTCGGGCGCGGGCAAGTCGACGCTGGGGCGGCTGCTCGCCGGTATCTACGGTCCGCGGACCGGTACGGTCACGCTGGGCGACGCCGAGCTGTCCCGGATGCCGGCCGAGCGGGTGCGGCAGCATGTGGCCCTGGTCAACCAGGAGCACCATGTCTTCGTCGGCACGCTGCGGGACAACCTGCGGCTCGCCCGTACCGGCGCCGACGACGCCGAGCTGTGGACGGCGCTGGAGGCGGTCGACGCCGACGGCTGGGCGCGCGGCCTCGCCGAAGGGCTCGACACGGAGGTGGGCTCGGGCAGTGTCGCGCTCACCCCGGCGCAGGCGCAGCAGGTCGCGCTGGCCCGGCTGGTCTTGGCCGATCCGCACACCCTGGTGCTCGACGAGGCCACGTCGTTGCTGGACCCCCGGGCCGCCCGGCATCTGGAGCGCTCACTGGCCCGGGTCCTCGAAGGGCGCACGGTGGTGGCGATCGCGCACCGGCTGCACACGGCGCATGACGCGGATGTGATCGCGGTGGTCGAGCAGGGCCGGATCAGCGAACTGGGCAGCCACGACGAGCTGGTGGCGGCGGACGGGGCGTACGCGGCGCTGTGGCGCTCCTGGCACGGCTAG
- a CDS encoding ABC transporter ATP-binding protein produces MKPEPSTWTPQDRAGGPGQPEPPAQLRRIFGLFRPYRGRLAVVGLLVGASSLVSVASPFMLRAILDTAIPQGRTGLLTLLALGMIVTAVVNSVFSVLQTLISTTVGQRVMHDLRTAVYGQLQRMPLAFFTRTRTGEVQSRIANDIGGMQATVTSTATSLVSNLTSVIATVVAMIALDWRLTIVSMLLLPVFVWISRRVGRERKKITTHRQRQMATMAATVTESLSVSGILLGRTMGRADSLTKTFADESEQLVDLEIRSNMAGRWRMSTIGIVMAAMPAVIYWVAGMALHSQGPAVSIGTLVAFVSLQQGLFRPAVSLLATGVQMQTSLALFQRIFEYLDLPVDITEPDEPVTIDRVAGEVRFADVDFAYDDKGAPTLTGIDLTVPAGGSLAVVGPTGSGKSTLSYLVPRLYDVTGGRVELDGVDVRDLDFDTLARAVGVVSQETYLFHASVAENLRFAKPEATAEEIETAARAAQIHDHIASLPDGYDTLVGERGYRFSGGEKQRLAIARTILRDPPVLILDEATSALDTRTEHAVQQAIDALSAGRTTITIAHRLSTVRDADQIVVLDAGRIAERGTHDELVGRNGRYADLLRRGESADRPSDGLAAVSS; encoded by the coding sequence ATGAAACCCGAACCGTCCACCTGGACACCCCAGGACCGCGCCGGCGGCCCCGGGCAGCCGGAGCCCCCCGCCCAGTTGCGGCGCATCTTCGGCCTCTTCCGCCCCTACCGCGGCCGGCTCGCCGTCGTCGGACTGCTCGTCGGCGCCTCGTCGCTGGTCTCCGTCGCCTCGCCGTTCATGCTGCGGGCGATCCTCGACACCGCGATCCCGCAGGGGCGCACGGGCCTGCTGACCCTGCTCGCGCTCGGTATGATCGTCACCGCCGTGGTCAACAGCGTCTTCAGTGTGCTCCAGACGCTGATCTCGACCACGGTCGGCCAGCGCGTCATGCACGACCTGCGCACCGCCGTGTACGGCCAGCTCCAGCGCATGCCGCTCGCCTTCTTCACCAGGACCAGGACCGGCGAGGTCCAGTCCAGGATCGCCAACGACATCGGCGGCATGCAGGCCACCGTCACCTCGACGGCCACCTCGCTCGTCTCCAACCTCACCTCCGTCATCGCGACCGTCGTCGCCATGATCGCGCTGGACTGGCGGCTGACGATCGTGTCGATGCTGCTGCTGCCGGTCTTCGTCTGGATCAGCCGCCGCGTCGGCCGCGAGCGCAAGAAGATCACCACCCACCGGCAGCGCCAGATGGCCACGATGGCGGCCACCGTCACCGAGTCGCTGTCCGTCAGCGGCATCCTCCTCGGCCGCACGATGGGCCGGGCCGACTCGCTCACCAAGACCTTCGCCGACGAGTCCGAACAGCTCGTCGACCTGGAGATCCGCTCCAACATGGCGGGGCGCTGGCGGATGTCGACCATCGGCATCGTCATGGCCGCCATGCCGGCCGTCATCTACTGGGTGGCGGGCATGGCGCTGCACAGCCAGGGGCCGGCCGTCTCGATCGGCACCCTGGTCGCCTTCGTCTCGCTCCAGCAGGGTCTCTTCCGTCCGGCGGTGAGCCTGCTCGCCACGGGCGTGCAGATGCAGACGTCGCTCGCCCTCTTCCAGCGCATTTTCGAATACCTCGACCTGCCGGTGGACATCACCGAGCCCGACGAGCCGGTCACGATCGACCGGGTCGCGGGAGAGGTGCGCTTCGCCGATGTCGACTTCGCGTACGACGACAAGGGCGCGCCGACCCTCACCGGTATCGATCTGACCGTCCCCGCGGGCGGCAGCCTCGCCGTCGTCGGACCCACCGGATCCGGCAAGTCGACGCTCAGCTATCTCGTCCCCCGGCTCTACGACGTGACGGGCGGCCGGGTCGAGCTCGACGGCGTCGACGTCCGTGACCTGGACTTCGACACGCTGGCCCGCGCGGTCGGCGTGGTCTCGCAGGAGACCTACCTCTTCCACGCGTCCGTCGCCGAGAACCTGCGGTTCGCCAAGCCCGAGGCCACGGCCGAGGAGATCGAGACGGCCGCGAGGGCCGCCCAGATCCACGACCACATCGCGTCGCTGCCCGACGGCTACGACACCCTGGTCGGCGAGCGCGGCTACCGCTTCTCCGGAGGGGAGAAGCAGCGGCTGGCGATTGCCCGTACGATCCTGCGCGACCCGCCCGTGCTGATCCTCGACGAGGCGACCAGCGCCCTGGACACCCGCACCGAACACGCGGTGCAGCAGGCCATCGACGCGCTCTCCGCGGGGCGCACCACCATCACCATCGCCCACCGGCTCTCCACCGTCAGGGACGCGGACCAGATCGTGGTCCTCGACGCGGGCCGTATCGCCGAGCGGGGCACGCACGACGAGCTGGTCGGGCGGAACGGCCGGTACGCCGACCTGCTCCGCAGGGGCGAGTCGGCCGACCGGCCGTCCGACGGTCTGGCAGCGGTCTCGTCGTGA
- a CDS encoding MarR family winged helix-turn-helix transcriptional regulator → MNSPDRDGMLAEQLLRLNRRLHRIQKRQLEPIGITPAQARLLRAVAAYDEPPRMADLAARMEVVPRAVTTLVDGLESSGWVRRAPDPTNRRVVRIEITEAGRETLRALRTARRSAAEDILAPLDADQRDVLGGLLSTLVDGGPERRC, encoded by the coding sequence ATGAACTCCCCCGACCGTGACGGCATGCTGGCCGAGCAGCTGCTGCGGCTGAACCGCCGGCTCCACCGCATCCAGAAGCGCCAGCTGGAGCCGATCGGCATCACCCCGGCGCAGGCCCGTCTGCTGCGCGCGGTCGCGGCGTACGACGAGCCGCCGCGCATGGCCGACCTGGCGGCGCGGATGGAGGTGGTCCCCCGCGCGGTGACCACTCTGGTGGACGGGCTTGAGTCCAGCGGATGGGTGCGGCGGGCGCCCGACCCGACCAACCGCCGGGTGGTGCGGATCGAGATCACCGAGGCCGGGCGCGAGACGCTGCGCGCGCTGCGTACGGCCCGCCGTTCGGCGGCCGAGGACATCCTGGCGCCGCTCGACGCGGACCAGCGCGATGTGCTCGGCGGACTGCTGTCTACCCTGGTGGACGGAGGGCCGGAGCGGCGCTGCTGA
- a CDS encoding FAD-binding and (Fe-S)-binding domain-containing protein has product MPLLEPKPQALRPRHTKGPAAHDRVSDDRAKGSPETLRDELVALLGPDRVLSKISDLVRYASDASPYRFLPQVVVVPRDIGEISAVLGYAHREGREVVFRAAGTSLNGQAQGEDILVDVRRHWTGVEVLDDGARARVSPGTTVARANATLARHGRLLGPDPASAIACTVGGVVANNASGMTAGITRNSYRTVASLTFVLPSGTVVDTAAPDADEALARAEPELCAGLLAVKAEIEADAALTARIRAKYEIKNTNGYRLDAFLDGATPVQILRGLMVGSEGTFGFISDIVFDTLPLDRKVSTALLFFPSLPAAAAAVPRFTEAGAIAVELMDGNTLRASVSVAGVPADWAGLPRSTAALLVEFRAPDEAGQEVYEQAAAEALKGLDLVAPVPSVTNAFTREAAVISGYWKARKAFVTAVGGARPSGTTLITEDFAVPPSRLADACEALLELQTRHGFDAAVAGHAAHGNLHFLLAFDAAKETDVERYAAFMDEFCRLTVERFDGSLKAEHATGRNIAPFLELEWGPRATELMWRTKQIIDPDGVLAPRIVLDRDPKAHLRGLKTIPEVEAIADPCIECGFCEPTCPSHDLTTTPRQRIVLRREMMRQPGGSPVESNLLESYGYDAVDTCAGDSTCKLACPVGIDTGAMMKDFRHQRHSPREERIAELTARHFKAVEASARLAVAASSRISDRLLESVTRRARAAVRPDLVPEWLPEIPGAAARTLPRTSERAATAVYYPACVNRIFGEPDDHKGPSLPQAVVALANRAGQAVWIPEDVAGTCCATIWHSKGYEAGNRLMANRIVEAAWRWTAGGRLPLIVDASSCTLGIAEEVVPYLTPDNRQLHKELTVVDSLVWAADTLLPRLTVLRKADSAVVHPTCSMRHLGDEEQLRTVAEACAHEVYVPDDARCCAFAGDRGMLHKELTDSATAHEAAEVTGRSFDAYLSANRMCEIGMDRATGQHYQSVLLELERVTRPAAP; this is encoded by the coding sequence ATGCCACTGCTGGAGCCGAAGCCGCAGGCGCTCCGCCCGCGTCACACCAAGGGTCCGGCCGCCCATGACCGGGTCTCCGACGACCGGGCCAAGGGCAGTCCCGAGACGCTGCGCGACGAGCTGGTCGCGCTCCTCGGCCCCGACCGGGTGCTCTCGAAGATCTCCGACCTGGTGCGGTACGCGTCCGACGCCAGCCCGTACCGCTTCCTGCCGCAGGTGGTCGTGGTGCCGCGCGACATCGGGGAGATCTCGGCCGTGCTCGGCTACGCGCACCGCGAGGGCCGCGAGGTGGTCTTCCGCGCGGCGGGCACGTCGTTGAACGGTCAGGCGCAGGGCGAGGACATCCTGGTCGACGTGCGCAGGCACTGGACGGGCGTCGAGGTGCTCGACGACGGCGCCAGGGCGCGGGTCAGCCCCGGTACGACCGTGGCGCGCGCCAATGCCACGCTCGCCCGGCACGGCCGGCTGCTCGGCCCCGACCCGGCGAGCGCCATCGCCTGCACCGTCGGCGGTGTCGTGGCCAACAACGCGTCGGGGATGACGGCGGGCATCACCCGTAACTCGTACCGCACCGTCGCCTCGCTGACCTTCGTGCTGCCGAGCGGCACGGTCGTCGACACGGCGGCGCCGGACGCCGACGAGGCGCTGGCGCGCGCCGAGCCCGAGCTGTGTGCCGGGCTGCTCGCGGTGAAGGCGGAGATCGAGGCGGACGCGGCGCTGACCGCGCGGATCCGCGCCAAGTACGAGATCAAGAACACCAACGGCTACCGGCTCGACGCCTTCCTGGACGGCGCGACGCCGGTGCAGATCCTGCGCGGTCTGATGGTCGGCTCCGAGGGCACGTTCGGCTTCATCTCCGACATCGTCTTCGACACCCTTCCGCTCGACCGGAAGGTCAGCACGGCGCTGCTGTTCTTCCCTTCCCTGCCCGCCGCGGCGGCCGCGGTCCCGCGCTTCACCGAGGCGGGCGCGATCGCCGTCGAGCTGATGGACGGCAACACGCTGCGCGCGTCGGTGAGCGTCGCCGGGGTGCCCGCTGACTGGGCCGGGCTCCCCCGCTCGACCGCCGCCCTGCTGGTGGAGTTCCGGGCGCCCGACGAAGCGGGCCAGGAAGTGTACGAGCAGGCGGCGGCCGAGGCCCTGAAGGGGCTCGACCTGGTCGCGCCCGTCCCTTCGGTGACCAACGCCTTCACCCGCGAGGCGGCGGTGATCAGCGGTTACTGGAAGGCGCGCAAGGCGTTCGTCACGGCGGTCGGCGGCGCGCGCCCGTCCGGTACGACGCTGATCACCGAGGACTTCGCCGTACCGCCGTCGCGGCTCGCCGACGCCTGCGAGGCGCTGCTCGAACTGCAGACCAGGCACGGCTTCGACGCGGCGGTCGCCGGTCATGCCGCGCACGGCAATCTGCACTTCCTGCTCGCGTTCGACGCGGCGAAGGAGACGGACGTCGAGCGGTACGCCGCGTTCATGGACGAGTTCTGCCGGCTGACGGTGGAGCGCTTCGACGGCTCGCTCAAGGCCGAACACGCCACGGGACGCAACATCGCACCCTTCCTCGAACTGGAATGGGGCCCGCGGGCCACGGAGTTGATGTGGCGGACGAAGCAGATCATCGACCCCGACGGGGTGCTGGCCCCGCGCATCGTGCTCGACCGCGATCCGAAGGCGCATCTGCGCGGCCTCAAGACCATCCCCGAGGTCGAGGCGATCGCCGACCCCTGTATCGAGTGCGGCTTCTGCGAACCGACCTGCCCCAGCCACGACCTGACCACCACGCCGCGCCAGCGCATCGTGCTGCGCAGGGAGATGATGCGCCAGCCGGGCGGTTCCCCCGTCGAGTCGAATCTGCTGGAGTCGTACGGCTACGACGCGGTGGACACCTGCGCGGGCGACTCCACCTGCAAGCTGGCCTGCCCGGTCGGCATCGACACCGGCGCGATGATGAAGGACTTCCGTCATCAGCGGCACTCCCCGCGTGAGGAGCGGATCGCCGAGCTGACCGCCCGGCACTTCAAGGCGGTCGAGGCTTCCGCGCGCCTCGCCGTCGCCGCTTCGAGCCGGATCAGCGACCGGCTCCTGGAGTCGGTCACCCGCAGGGCACGCGCGGCGGTGCGCCCCGATCTCGTCCCCGAGTGGCTGCCGGAGATCCCCGGCGCCGCGGCGCGCACCCTGCCCCGGACGAGCGAGCGGGCGGCGACCGCCGTCTACTACCCCGCCTGTGTGAACCGCATCTTCGGCGAGCCGGACGACCACAAGGGCCCGTCACTGCCGCAGGCGGTGGTCGCGCTGGCGAACCGCGCGGGACAGGCCGTCTGGATCCCGGAGGATGTGGCAGGCACCTGCTGCGCGACCATCTGGCACTCCAAGGGGTACGAGGCGGGCAACCGGCTGATGGCCAACCGCATCGTGGAGGCGGCGTGGCGCTGGACGGCGGGCGGCCGGCTCCCGCTGATCGTGGACGCCTCCTCCTGCACGCTCGGTATCGCCGAGGAGGTCGTGCCGTATCTCACCCCCGACAACCGGCAGTTGCACAAGGAGCTGACTGTCGTGGACTCGCTCGTCTGGGCGGCCGACACGCTGCTCCCCCGGCTGACGGTGCTGCGGAAGGCGGATTCGGCGGTCGTCCATCCGACCTGCTCCATGCGTCATCTCGGCGACGAGGAGCAGCTGCGTACGGTCGCCGAGGCCTGCGCCCATGAGGTGTACGTCCCGGACGACGCCCGCTGCTGCGCCTTCGCGGGTGACCGGGGCATGCTGCACAAGGAGCTGACGGATTCGGCCACCGCCCATGAGGCGGCCGAGGTCACCGGACGGAGTTTCGACGCGTACCTCTCGGCGAACCGGATGTGCGAGATCGGCATGGACCGGGCCACGGGACAGCACTACCAGTCGGTGCTGCTGGAGTTGGAGCGGGTGACCCGCCCCGCCGCCCCCTGA
- a CDS encoding TetR family transcriptional regulator, which translates to MADQSLTARGAATHKRILDVATVEFAEHGIAGARIERIVAAARTNKAQLYAYFGNKEGLFDAIFFGMMERIVNVVPIDAGDPGDLADWAVRLYDEYLARPDLIRLATWARLERRPAGHLVEEHERLDQRKLRVIAEAQAAGLVRQGNPFDLMAMVIAMSMAWSPVSNVYAATAEEPAEVHEQRRALLRESVRRATAPADAASPPV; encoded by the coding sequence ATGGCCGACCAGTCCCTGACCGCGCGCGGCGCCGCGACCCACAAACGCATCCTCGACGTGGCGACCGTGGAGTTCGCCGAGCACGGGATCGCCGGGGCGCGGATCGAGCGGATCGTGGCGGCGGCCCGCACCAACAAGGCGCAGCTCTACGCCTACTTCGGCAACAAGGAAGGGCTGTTCGACGCGATCTTCTTCGGCATGATGGAGCGGATCGTCAACGTCGTCCCCATCGACGCGGGCGACCCCGGCGACCTCGCCGACTGGGCCGTACGCCTCTACGACGAGTACCTCGCCCGCCCCGACCTCATCCGGCTCGCCACCTGGGCGCGCCTGGAGCGTCGCCCGGCGGGGCACCTCGTCGAGGAACACGAACGCCTCGATCAGCGCAAACTGCGGGTCATCGCCGAGGCACAGGCGGCGGGGCTGGTACGGCAGGGGAACCCGTTCGACCTGATGGCCATGGTCATCGCGATGTCCATGGCCTGGTCGCCGGTCAGCAACGTCTACGCGGCGACCGCCGAAGAGCCGGCCGAGGTGCACGAACAGCGCCGGGCACTCCTGCGCGAGAGCGTCAGACGTGCCACGGCGCCGGCCGACGCCGCGTCACCGCCGGTGTGA
- the mltG gene encoding endolytic transglycosylase MltG, whose translation MTNQPPRTGPGRRTRLTRRGRLVVLTGALLMVATAVAVPVLLLTGDDSGGGGGGEQATLVVPEGRRATQVYAAADRALSVPAGTTRKAATGGALTLPTAARGNPEGYLYPATYPVGRATTPASLLSFMVNTANQRFGADRIAAGARRNGVTVYQTVTIASIVQAEAATVADMGKVARVVHNRLAMDMPLQMDSTLNYALGRATLDTSHDDTKTKSPYNTYAHRGLPPTPIGNPGDAAMNAAVNPTPGHWLYFVTVADGDTRFAETYEEQRSNVREFNENRSHASGN comes from the coding sequence ATGACCAACCAGCCTCCGCGTACCGGACCCGGGCGCCGCACCCGGTTGACCCGCCGCGGCCGGCTGGTCGTGCTGACGGGCGCCCTGCTCATGGTGGCGACCGCCGTCGCCGTGCCCGTCCTGCTGCTGACCGGCGACGACAGCGGCGGCGGAGGAGGCGGTGAGCAGGCCACCCTGGTCGTGCCGGAGGGGCGCCGCGCCACCCAGGTGTACGCCGCCGCCGACCGCGCGCTGTCCGTCCCCGCCGGTACGACACGCAAGGCGGCGACCGGGGGCGCGCTCACGCTGCCGACCGCCGCCCGTGGCAACCCCGAGGGCTATCTCTATCCCGCCACCTATCCGGTCGGCCGCGCGACGACACCGGCGAGCCTGCTCAGTTTCATGGTCAACACCGCCAACCAGCGCTTCGGCGCCGACCGGATCGCGGCGGGGGCCCGGCGCAACGGGGTGACGGTCTATCAGACCGTGACGATCGCCAGCATCGTGCAGGCGGAGGCGGCGACCGTGGCCGACATGGGAAAGGTCGCCAGGGTCGTGCACAACCGGCTGGCCATGGACATGCCCCTGCAAATGGACTCGACCCTCAACTACGCCCTGGGCCGCGCCACGCTGGACACCAGCCACGACGACACGAAGACCAAGAGCCCGTACAACACCTACGCGCACCGAGGGCTGCCGCCCACCCCGATCGGCAACCCCGGGGACGCCGCGATGAACGCGGCGGTCAACCCGACCCCCGGGCACTGGCTGTACTTCGTCACCGTCGCCGACGGCGACACCCGGTTCGCCGAGACCTACGAGGAACAGCGCAGCAACGTCCGGGAGTTCAACGAGAACCGCAGCCACGCGAGCGGCAACTGA